CTTTGTCTGACAAGATGGACGAATCATGATCCATGGTTACGCAGTCGCTTCACTACTATATCCATTGCATAGCGCGGTGTTCGGGTTGGGAAAGCCGTTCAAGTCATTTCTCGTTCAATCATGCTTCGAAGGGGTCGCAACATGCCTCATGATCCTTCAGCGACAACCTTCTTTCCTGCTGCAATTGCGTCTTCTGCTTTCTTGATTTCCTCCGACGATGCATCACCGTCAGCTTCCTTTCTACTCTCCTACTTTCAATCAGCACCCACTCGGATCGTTGTCGCAAAGTACTTACGAGCTGCTCTTCGAGCTTCTCGACCGCCTGCTCGATCCTCGTTCGAATGGCAGGCAGAACATTCCGGGTCTCCTGGAGTGCTTGCTTCTGTCTTGGCGTCATTCAAAGCTCGAACTGTTTAAGACGTAAATACCTACCTCCTGCCTCATTGTGTACTCTTTGTTCTCGTCCCCTTCACTAGCCTCGAGCTTCTTGATGCGTTCTTCTTGCTGCACGAGCTCCTTGTGGTAGCTAGCTTCCTCTTTGACCAATCGCGTGACAGAGCCGATTGCAACAGCGAGCTTTGAGGGCGGTGCCATGTCGACTGGGAGTTGTTGCGGTGTCTGGCTTTGTAGTGTTTGTGAATGTCTTGACAGACTCCAGTATATATCAGTTGCTGCCTTGACGCCGTATGCTTGTTGCCCTGGCCGACGAAATTCATCGCGGGGCTATCGATAAAGACAGGCACTATCCCCCATTCAGTTAGAGACAAACCACTTTACGCGCTCCACGTCCCCCTTCGCGTGGACAACGCGTCAGTGTAGTCCACCCTCGCACCCCTCCTCGCTGTACAAACATCGCAATCGCCCTCTTCTGGGCACAGCAACGCAGACATGTCTTCTCCGACGAAGAGGCGCACGCAGCGCTCTTCCGCCTCTGCTACACCCAGGCGAACAGCACGAAATTCTCAGATCCCTTCAAGCCCTGCACCCATGGGCGCAGAGGACCAGCTTCAAACGGAGGCTTCACAGGCTTCATCGCGTGGACTGCTAGCTACTCCGAGTGGCTCCAGACTTCAGGCTGGCTCGACGCAATCGCAGTCTCCCCTGTTTTTCCGCTCGTCGCCTGTCATCGGTTCTGCAGAGGATGCAAACGGCGCAGGCGAGAGCAATGGCGGTGCTACGCCAAAAGCCAGTGCCATGAACATCGGAGGTAAATCAGCTCCCTCTATGCATTTGTGCGCGTTGCTGACAGATCCAAGACTCGTCGCCCATCCACTACGCCTCCAGCTCCAGCCCTGGCCGTGCCCGTAATGCACAAAACACTGACTTgcgaagcagcagcagtgccCTTTTCGTCCGTGGTTCCGAATCAGCAGCTCGTCATCGAAGGAGCGACATTCACTCCGACGTCTTTGGCGCAAGCTCAGCCGGCGGTCAGCGCCGCAGATTGTTTGTTGACGAGCACGGCATGCCGGTTGGTGATGCCTCGGATGCAGCCACGTTCTCCAACATGAACCCAGACACCTCAGATGCAGATGCCCTGGGCGGCAACACTTCACGTATCATTTGGGGGACCAACGTGTCTCTTGTAGACGCCAGGCACGCCATGAAGGATTTCCTGATGAATTTCCAACGAAAGTACCGTCTGATTCAGGAAGGCGAGCTGGAAGAGGGCATGAGTCTGCCCGCTGAGCACCCAGCCATGGCTCGCGAGTACGTCGATATGATGAAGATGATGCTTGAGCTCGGTATCACTCCTCTAAATCTGGACGCCCGTAACCTCAAATCATACCCACCGACGAGGAAGCTTTGGCACCAACTGCAAGCATATCCAAACGAGATCATCCCCATCATGGACGTGGCGATCAAGGACGTGATGCTGGAGCTCGCAGAGAAGCGCATGGCAGAGATGAGGGTTCAGCTTTCTCAGCAACAGCGTGGTGGACAGCCCAGGGCTCGAGACTCCAGCTCTTTGCCGCCCATGTTGAGCTCTGATGCGCCCACACCTGGAGCCCCTTCGCCGGCACCATTCGCAGACACTACCAACCTTGTTAGCGAGGTGGACCAGAAGACCTACAATGTCAGGCCCTTTGGGCTGGACAACACGATCAATTTGCGCGAGCTGAATCCTGGTGATATGGACAAGCTAGTGAGCGTGAAAGGGCTGGTCATCAGGACCACTCCCATCATTCCAGATATGAAAGATGGTAAGTTGAAGCGAGTAAAAGGCACGCAAACATGCTAACACATTCAGCTTTCTTTCGATGTGCTGTTTGCAACCATACAGTCCGGGTTGACATTGACCGTGGCAAGATCACCGAGCCCACAAGGT
The window above is part of the Ascochyta rabiei chromosome 1, complete sequence genome. Proteins encoded here:
- a CDS encoding tubulin folding cofactor A, which gives rise to MAPPSKLAVAIGSVTRLVKEEASYHKELVQQEERIKKLEASEGDENKEYTMRQEKQALQETRNVLPAIRTRIEQAVEKLEEQLESRKEADGDASSEEIKKAEDAIAAGKKVVAEGS